From one Perca fluviatilis chromosome 10, GENO_Pfluv_1.0, whole genome shotgun sequence genomic stretch:
- the LOC120566529 gene encoding protocadherin alpha-8-like, whose product MAITDIKGEWLGVWIYFCLSLLIVTNLKGISAQIRYSIQEEVKLGTAVGNVAKDLGLDVGRLTDRNLRVIAGTKQDLFKVNPRDGVLLVSERIDREELCVKTAPCITNLKAVVENPLEMHQIIVEILDINDNSPRFPEENYTLEVLESAIVGSRFQMEGAHDLDAGLNSLQSYKLNHNQYFRLETEEFGEDGKVPFLILQRPLDREHVDQHWLLLTANDGGKPSKSGTINITVIVSDINDNSPKCDKQKYTITIKENAPAGTFLLTVNASDSDEGMNSLIEYSLRSKLRKLSSEPFDLNSSTGTLTLKEGLDYEEKQVYEIKVLAADKGAVSLSTHCNVVVRVEDVNDNKPEIDITSLSSRISEDAPPGTVVALMDVTDLDSGVNGQVVCSVPGHLPFDLNPSPDGQSYSLVTKDYLDKETMHIYNITIMAKDLGSPAMSSTKVIQVDVLDVNDNRPLFTESPYTFYVPENNKAGISIFSVSAGDADEGENAAVTYSLNRKIPGPTVTSFLNINEADGTISALKGFDFETLKTFQFQVVATDSGTPSLSSNVTVNVFILDQNDNAPVILYPVSSNGSAEGVEEIPRNVNAGHLVTKVRAYDADIGYNGWLLFSLQDVTDHSLFGLDRYTGQIRTLRSFTETDEAEHKLVILVKDNGNVSLSATATVLVKVVEPKEAFAASDVKSATKDEEENNVTFYLMITLGSVSTLFLISIIVLIAMQCSKTTDYTSKYLQETNYDGTLCHSIQYRSGDKRYMLVGPRMSIGSTIVPGSHANTLVLPDRRGASGEVRHEKRFTQYVYKHIILCFCFA is encoded by the coding sequence ATGGCGATAACGGACATCAAAGGAGAATGGCTGGGTGTGTGGATTTATTTCTGTCTGTCCCTGCTGATTGTGACTAATTTGAAAGGAATCTCTGCACAGATACGATATTCAATTCAGGAAGAAGTCAAATTAGGAACGGCAGTTGGAAATGTGGCCAAAGACCTTGGATTAGATGTGGGACGACTGACGGATAGGAATCTTCGTGTCATTGCAGGAACAAAGCAGGATTTGTTTAAGGTAAATCCGAGAGATGGAGTTTTGTTAGTCAGCGAGAGAATAGACAGGGAGGAGCTGTGTGTAAAAACGGCTCCATGCATCACAAATCTGAAAGCAGTTGTAGAAAATCCTCTCGAGATGCACCAAATAATAGTTGAAATACTCGATATAAACGACAATTCTCCGAGATTCCCAGAAGAAAATTACACATTAGAGGTGCTAGAGTCCGCCATAGTTGGTTCTCGATTTCAAATGGAAGGAGCACACGACTTGGATGCTGGTTTGAATTCCTTACAATCATATAAGCTCAACcataaccagtattttcgcctgGAAACCGAAGAATTTGGGGAGGATGGAAAGGTTCCATTTCTCATTTTACAGCGACCTTTGGATAGAGAACACGTCGATCAACACTGGTTACTCTTAACAGCTAATGATGGAGGTAAACCTTCAAAATCTGGTACTATTAATATCACTGTCATTGTGTCTGATATAAATGATAACTCGCCTAAGTGTGATAAACAGAAATACACCATAACAATAAAGGAAAACGCACCTGCAGGGACATTTCTGCTGACAGTAAATGCATCTGACTCAGATGAGGGAATGAACAGTTTGATTGAATATTCTTTACGGAGTAAACTTAGAAAACTCTCATCTGAACCGTTTGATTTAAATAGCAGCACTGGTACACTTACATTGAAAGAGGGCCTTGATTACGAGGAAAAGCAAGTCTATGAAATTAAGGTACTGGCTGCGGACAAAGGTGCTgtgtctctctccacacactgCAACGTGGTTGTTAGAGTGGAAGACGTGAACGATAATAAACCCGAAATAGACATCACATCCCTTTCAAGTCGCATTTCAGAGGATGCACCTCCTGGCACGGTGGTGGCGTTGATGGATGTGACGGACCTTGACTCAGGTGTGAACGGACAGGTGGTCTGCAGTGTGCCCGGCCATTTACCTTTTGACTTAAATCCATCCCCGGACGGACAGTCATACTCTTTGGTCACGAAGGACTACCTAGATAAGGAAACCAtgcatatatataatattacaatAATGGCTAAGGATTTAGGGAGCCCCGCTATGTCATCTACGAAGGTAATACAGGTAGATGTGCTAGATGTTAATGACAATCGTCCTTTGTTCACTGAAAGCCCATATACTTTTTATGTGCCTGAAAACAACAAGGCTGGAATTTCAATTTTTTCAGTGAGCGCGGGAGATGCTGATGAAGGCGAAAATGCGGCAGTCACATATTCACTCAACCGGAAGATTCCAGGGCCCACTGTAACTTCTTTTTTGAATATAAATGAAGCCGATGGCACCATTTCCGCACTAAAAGGTTTTGACTTTGAAACACTGAAAACTTTCCAGTTCCAAGTTGTTGCCACAGATTCTGGAACTCCGTCACTAAGCAGCAACGTCACAGTGAACGTGTTCATTCTGGATCAGAACGACAACGCTCCAGTCATCCTGTATCCAGTCAGCTCTAACGGTTCTGCTGAAGGTGTGGAGGAGATTCCCCGCAATGTGAACGCAGGACACTTGGTGACTAAAGTCAGAGCCTATGACGCTGATATAGGATATAACGGCTGGTTActgttttcactgcaggacgTTACTGACCACAGTCTCTTTGGTTTGGACCGCTATACAGGACAGATCAGAACACTTCGCTCATTCACAGAGACAGACGAGGCGGAGCATAAACTGGTCATACTGGTGAAAGACAATGGGAACGTTTCACTCTCAGCAACAGCTACTGTGCTTGTCAAAGTTGTGGAGCCCAAAGAGGCTTTTGCTGCTTCTGATGTTAAAAGTGCAACaaaggatgaggaggagaataATGTGACTTTTTACCTGATGATAACTTTGGGCTCagtttcaacactttttctcaTCAGTATCATCGTGCTGATTGCAATGCAGTGCTCCAAAACCACAGActatacttctaaatatctacaagAGACTAATTATGATGGGACACTGTGTCACAGCATCCAGTACAGATCTGGAGACAAACGGTACATGCTAGTAGGACCCAGAATGAGTATAGGATCTACTATAGTCCCGGGCAGCCATGCGAATACACTAGTGCTGCCTGACAGGAGAGGGGCATCTGGAGAGGTAAGACATGAAAAACGTTTTACACAGTATGTTTACAAGCATATAATTCTGTGTTTTTGCTTTGCTTAA
- the LOC120567232 gene encoding protocadherin alpha-3-like: MCCWKTMAIERQPRRRVCSWFAFHLALLLFVGIRALAEIRYSIPEEVKDGTAVGNVAKDLGLDITSLIDRRFRVVSESKDAFFEVNQNNGALYVHKKIDREELCQGSGACVMELKVIVENPLEIHYVIVEITDVNDHSPSFPEKEQRFEIAEHTLPGRRFQLHTARDPDAGINSIRTYTLTSNEHFEVDIRQSDEDKIPFLVLKKSLDREQKDKHTLLVTAVDGGKPPRSGTLNVSIIVLDSNDNRPIFSQEIYQIAIKENVPVGTSIFQINATDPDEGTNSEIEYSLGKTLKKKVYDIFELDKLTGEIRVKGAVDYEENDVYKLDVETSDKGTPPLTGECRVIIKIKDVNDNPPEIEVTSLSNTVSEDSKPGTVISLISFKDKDSGVNGKIISSITSDVPFELKPSYKENIYSVVTKGFLDREEVSHYEITIKATDCGEPPLSTVKTLNIQISDVNDNSPHFDQNPIQFYLVENNVAGRSIFSVSATDKDVNDNAAISYHIVRGGSQNDIMSFLNVNSDNGHISALKSFDFETLKTFQFQVVATDSGTPSLSSNVTVNVFILDQNDNAPVILYPVSSNGSAEGVEEIPRNVNAGHLVTKVRAYDADIGYNGWLLFSLQDVTDHSLFGLDRYTGQIRTLRSFTETDEAEHKLVILVKDNGNVSLSATATVLVKVVEPKEAFAASDVKSATKDEEENNVTFYLMITLGSVSTLFLISIIVLIAMQCSKTTDYTSKYLQETNYDGTLCHSIQYRSGDKRYMLVGPRMSIGSTIVPGSHANTLVLPDRRGTSGEVRL; this comes from the coding sequence ATGTGTTGTTGGAAAACAATGGCGATCGAAAGACAACCTAGAAGAAGGGTCTGCTCATGGTTTGCTTTTCATTTGGCTCTACTGTTGTTCGTCGGAATACGGGCTTTGGCAGAAATAAGATACTCTATTCCAGAGGAAGTAAAAGATGGAACTGCTGTTGGAAATGTTGCGAAGGATCTTGGCCTTGATATCACCTCTTTGATTGACCGACGATTCCGCGTTGTTTCTGAATCTAAGGATGCATTTTTTGAGGTAAACCAGAACAATGGGGCTCTGTATGTCCATAAGAAAATCGACAGAgaggagctctgtcagggcagcggtgccTGCGTAATGGAGCTAAAAGTGATAGTCGAAAACCCGTTGGAAATACACTATGTAATTGTAGAAATTACTGATGTAAATGATCACTCTCCTAGTTTTCCAGAGAAAGAACAAAGATTTGAAATAGCTGAGCACACACTACCAGGAAGGCGATTTCAACTGCACACGGCTCGTGACCCCGATGCTGGAATTAACTCTATTCGTACGTACACTTTGACGTCTAATGAACATTTTGAAGTAGATATCCGTCAAAGCGATGAGGATAAAATACCGTTTTTAGTGCTGAAGAAATCGTTAGACAGAGAACAaaaggacaaacacacactactgGTTACAGCAGTTGATGGAGGCAAACCTCCAAGATCAGGGACACTAAATGTTTCCATTATTGTTCTTGACAGTAATGATAACCGTCCGATATTTAGTCAGGAGATTTACCAAAttgcaataaaagaaaatgttccaGTCGGTACGTCAATATTTCAAATTAATGCGACAGATCCCGATGAAGGCACCAATAGCGAAATTGAATACAGCCTCGGAAAAACTCTGAAGAAAAAAGTCTATGACATTTTTGAATTGGACAAATTAACCGGAGAGATTAGAGTTAAAGGAGCAGTGGACTATGAAGAAAACGACGTTTATAAACTGGATGTTGAGACATCCGATAAAGGAACACCTCCACTGACAGGTGAGTGTAGAGTAATTATAAAGATAAAAGACGTTAATGACAATCCACCGGAAATAGAAGTGACATCACTGTCAAATACAGTGTCTGAAGACTCAAAACCTGGCACAGTTATTTCTCTTATCAGTTTCAAGGATAAAGACTCTGGTGTCAATGGAAAAATAATATCGAGCATAACGTCAGACGTGCCATTTGAATTAAAGCCCTCCTATAAGGAGAACATTTATTCAGTTGTCACGAAGGGATTTTTGGATCGAGAGGAGGTGTCACATTatgaaataacaataaaagcCACCGATTGTGGTGAACCTCCCTTATCTACTGTTAAAACTCTCAACATTCAGATATCAGATGTAAATGACAACAGTCCACATTTCGACCAAAATCCAATACAGTTTTATCTGGTAGAAAATAACGTTGCTGGAAGGTCGATATTCTCTGTAAGCGCAACGGACAAAGACGTGAACGACAATGCAGCTATTTCATACCATATAGTGAGAGGAGGGAgtcaaaatgacataatgtCTTTCCTAAATGTAAATTCTGATAATGGACACATTTCAGCACTAAAGAGTTTTGACTTTGAAACACTGAAAACATTCCAGTTCCAAGTTGTTGCCACAGATTCTGGAACTCCGTCACTAAGCAGCAACGTCACAGTGAACGTGTTCATTCTGGATCAGAACGACAACGCTCCAGTCATCCTGTATCCAGTCAGCTCTAACGGTTCTGCTGAAGGTGTGGAGGAGATTCCCCGCAATGTGAACGCAGGACACTTGGTGACTAAAGTCAGAGCCTATGACGCTGATATAGGATATAACGGCTGGTTActgttttcactgcaggacgTTACTGACCACAGTCTCTTTGGTTTGGACCGCTATACAGGACAGATCAGAACACTTCGCTCATTCACAGAGACAGACGAGGCGGAGCATAAACTGGTCATACTGGTGAAAGACAATGGGAACGTTTCGCTCTCAGCAACAGCTACTGTGCTTGTCAAAGTTGTGGAGCCCAAAGAGGCTTTTGCTGCTTCTGATGTTAAAAGTGCAACaaaggatgaggaggagaataATGTGACTTTTTACCTGATGATAACTTTGGGTTCagtttcaacactttttctAATCAGTATCATCGTGCTGATTGCAATGCAGTGCTCCAAAACCACAGActatacttctaaatatctacaagAGACTAATTATGATGGGACACTGTGTCACAGCATCCAGTACAGATCTGGAGACAAACGGTACATGCTAGTAGGACCCAGAATGAGTATAGGATCTACTATAGTCCCGGGCAGCCATGCGAATACACTAGTGCTCCCTGACAGGAGAGGGACATCTGGAGAGGTAAGactttaa
- the LOC120566530 gene encoding protocadherin alpha-8-like, translated as MCCWITMGTDTKTRTKDCSWFAFYLALLLLFGKQALAQIRYSIPEEVQEGTVVGNVAKDLGLEITSLIDRRFRVVSGSKDAIFEVNQNNGALYVHQHIDREELCQGSGACLMELKILVETPLEIHYVIVEITDVNDHSPSFPEREQQFEIAEHTLPGRRFQLHTARDPDAGINSIRTYTLTANDHFEVDIRQSDAGKIPFLVLKKSLDREQKDKHTLLVTAVDGGKPPRSGTLNVSIIVLDSNDNRPIFSQEIYQIEIQENVSIGTSIFQMNATDLDEDTYGEIEYSLGKTLMRKVYDTFDLDKLTGEIRVKGAVDYEENDVYELNIEASDKGTPPLTGECRVIIKIKDVNDNPPEIEVTSLSNTVSEDSKPGTVISLLSVTDKDSGINGKIISSITSDVPFELKPSYKENTYSVVTKGFLDREEVSHYKITIKATDCGEPPLSTVKTLNIQISDVNDNSPHFDQNPIQFYLVENNVPGNSIFSVSATDNDLNDNAAISYHIVRGGSQNDIMSFLNVNSDNGHISALKSFDFETLKTFQFQVVATDSGTPSLSSNVTVNVFILDQNDNAPVILYPVSSNGSAEGVEEIPRNVNAGHLVTKVRAYDADIGYNGWLLFSLQDVTDHSLFGLDRYTGQIRTLRSFTETDEAEHKLVILVKDNGNVSLSATATVLVKVVEPKEAFAASDVKSATKDEEENNVTFYLMITLGSVSTLFLISIIVLIAMQCSKTTDYTSKYLQETNYDGTLCHSIQYRSGDKRYMLVGPRMSIGSTIVPGSHANTLVLPDRRGTSGEVNIF; from the coding sequence ATGTGTTGTTGGATAACGATGGGGACCGATACAAAAACTCGGACAAAGGACTGCTCCTGGTTTGCTTTTTATTTGGCTCTACTGCTGCTGTTCGGAAAACAGGCTTTGGCTCAGATAAGATACTCTATTCCAGAGGAGGTACAAGAGGGAACTGTTGTTGGAAATGTTGCGAAGGATCTTGGCCTTGAAATCACCTCTTTGATTGATCGACGGTTCCGTGTTGTGTCTGGAAGTAAGGACGCTATCTTTGAAGTAAACCAGAATAATGGGGCATTGTACGTCCACCAGCATATTGACAGAgaggagctctgtcagggcagcggtgcgTGTCTAATGGAGCTTAAAATCCTTGTTGAGACCCCGTTGGAAATACACTACGTAATTGTAGAAATTACTGATGTAAATGATCACTCTCCTAGTTTCCCTGAAAGAGAACAACAATTTGAAATAGCTGAGCACACACTGCCAGGAAGGCGATTTCAACTGCACACGGCTCGTGACCCCGATGCTGGAATTAACTCTATTCGTACAtacactttgacagcaaatgaCCATTTTGAAGTAGATATCCGTCAAAGCGATGCGGGTAAGATACCGTTTTTAGTGCTGAAGAAATCGTTAGACAGAGAACAaaaggacaaacacacactactgGTTACAGCAGTTGATGGAGGCAAACCTCCAAGATCAGGGACACTAAATGTTTCCATTATTGTTCTTGACAGTAATGATAACCGTCCGATATTTAGTCAGGAGATTTATCAAATTGAAATACAGGAAAACGTTTCAATAGGCACTTCAATATTTCAAATGAATGCAACGGATCTCGATGAAGACACTTATGGGGAAATTGAGTACAGCCTCGGAAAAACATTGATGCGAAAAGTTTATGATACTTTTGATTTGGATAAATTAACTGGAGAAATTAGAGTTAAAGGAGCAGTGGACTATGAAGAAAACGACGTATATGAACTTAACATTGAAGCATCCGATAAAGGAACACCTCCACTGACCGGTGAGTGTAGAGTCATTATAAAGATAAAAGACGTTAATGATAATCCACCGGAAATAGAAGTGACATCACTGTCAAATACAGTGTCTGAAGACTCAAAACCTGGCACAGTTATTTCACTACTTAGTGTGACGGATAAAGACTCCGGTATCAATGGAAAAATAATATCAAGCATAACCTCAGACGTGCCTTTTGAATTAAAGCCCTCCTATAAGGAGAACACGTACTCAGTTGTCACGAAGGGATTTTTGGATCGAGAGGAGGTGTCACattataaaataacaataaaagccACCGATTGTGGTGAACCTCCCTTATCTACTGTTAAAACTCTCAACATCCAGATATCAGATGTAAATGACAACAGTCCACATTTCGACCAAAATCCAATACAGTTTTATCTGGTAGAAAATAATGTTCCCGGAAATTCAATATTTTCTGTAAGCGCAACAGACAATGATTTGAATGACAATGCAGCTATTTCATACCATATAGTGAGAGGAGGGAgtcaaaatgacataatgtCTTTCCTAAATGTAAATTCTGATAATGGACACATTTCAGCACTAAAGAGTTTTGACTTTGAAACTCTGAAAACGTTCCAGTTCCAAGTTGTTGCCACAGATTCTGGAACTCCGTCACTAAGCAGCAACGTCACAGTGAACGTGTTCATTCTGGATCAGAACGACAACGCTCCAGTCATCCTGTATCCAGTCAGCTCTAACGGTTCTGCTGAAGGTGTGGAGGAGATTCCCCGCAATGTGAACGCAGGACACTTGGTGACTAAAGTCAGAGCCTATGACGCTGATATAGGATATAACGGCTGGTTActgttttcactgcaggacgTTACTGACCACAGTCTCTTTGGTTTGGACCGCTATACAGGACAGATCAGAACACTTCGCTCATTCACAGAGACAGACGAGGCGGAGCATAAACTGGTCATACTGGTGAAAGACAATGGGAACGTTTCACTCTCAGCAACAGCTACTGTACTTGTCAAAGTTGTGGAGCCCAAAGAGGCTTTTGCTGCTTCTGATGTTAAAAGTGCAACaaaggatgaggaggagaataATGTGACTTTTTACCTGATGATAACTTTGGGCTCagtttcaacactttttctcaTCAGTATCATCGTGCTGATTGCAATGCAGTGCTCCAAAACCACAGActatacttctaaatatctacaagAGACTAATTATGATGGGACACTGTGTCACAGCATCCAGTACAGATCTGGAGACAAACGGTACATGCTAGTAGGACCCAGAATGAGTATAGGATCTACTATAGTCCCGGGCAGCCATGCAAACACACTAGTGCTCCCTGACAGGAGAGGGACATCTGGAGaggtaaatattttttaa